The stretch of DNA AGTCGGAGCCGCGGGACTCGCCGGTGTCGCCGGTGTCGGTTTAGGCTGGTTTGCCGGAGTCGTTGGCGGAGTCGTCGGCTTGGGCCGGTTTGCCGGGGTCGCTGGCTTCGGCTTATTCGGATTTGCCGGAGTCGTCGGCTTGGGCCGGTTTGCCGGAGTCGCTGGCTTCGGTTTACTCGGATTCACCGGGGTGACCGGCTTGGGCTGGTTTGCCGGGGTCGCTGGCGGATTCGTCGGCTTGGTCGGAGGAGCCACCGGAGCCGGGGGAGCCGGCAGATGCGGAGTCACCGGAGGAATCGGCGTGACCGATGAGGCCGGGGGCGTAGCCGGCCCAGCCGGGATCGTGGGCTCCGCCGGCGTAGCGGGGGTCGTCGGTTTGGTAGGCCCGGCAGGCTTAACAGGCCCCAGGGTCGTTCCCGTGTCAACAGGAGCCGTCTCCCACACCGCATACAACGTCGTCGTGCCAGGTGCCACTAAGATCTCATGACCCGGAAGGAACCTGCTTCTAGGCTCACCCGACTCGGCACTCTCGGTACTCCACCCGACGAACTTATAGCCATCCACGCTAAATCCGTTGGCCGCGACCGTCCTCGGATAACGCATCAGGTCGAGCCCTTCGGCGGGAACCACCGTGAACACGTCATCAGGGGTGGCACCGCCGGCCGTCAGACCTTCCGGCGCATCCGCCTCATAATGAACCGTGTACTTCACGGTAACCGGCGTCATAGGCACAGACTTGCTCTGCCACTGCGCCCAGAGACGAATCTTCTCCCCACGCTTGAAGTTGGTGATGGTGTCACCCTTCCTATACAGAACCTGACCGCCATTCTTGCCGGAATTCCAACCAAAGAACTTGTAGTTCTTGGCATGGAACATCAGACGCGGAACCTTGATTCTAAGATTGCTGGCATCGGCCCCCACCTTGCGAATCGTCACCGGTTTCCCAGTCACCTTCACACCCTTAGGGGCGTTCTTGCGGAAGCTCACCTCGGCGAACTCCTGCCAGACAAACGTGCCGCCCTTGAAGTCCGATGTCTGAGTCAGCGCGGAAAGCGACTCATTATCACCTTGCGTGGCATCGCTGGCCCAGTCGCCACCCTCATCGGCTTGCGCCCAACGGCCGGTATAGCCGTCGGATTCAACGGCACCAGATCCACTGGGCTCCGAATAAAAGAATGTATCCTTAATTTTGGTCTGCGGACCAAGCTTGAGGGATTTCAGGCCATAAGGAAAAGCATCCGGCCCTACAGTCACAGCACCGGTACCCCAACCAGAAAGATCGATTGTCGTGAGGTTGTAATCACCCCAAAACATATCAGACATATCGACGAGCTTGGAGACATTCCAATCCTGGAGCCCCTTAATCTCGGTCAGGTTCTGTTGGCTCCTAAACATGTTGCTCATATCGACAACATTCGAAGTGTCCCATCCGGAAACATCCAAAGTGGTCACGGAACCGACCCGGCTAAAGCCGCCACCGAACATCCCGCTCATATGAGCCACCTTGCCGGTCTTGAAATTCTCAATCCCTTTGATCTGCGTCAAAGCAAAAGAGTTATAAAACATGTAGGACATTTCAGTGGCGGAATCGGTGTTCCAATCAGTCAGGTCGAGCTTTGTCAACACAGAATCATTCTGGAACATGGAATTGAACCACATATTCTTGCTCACATCCCAGCTCCCGATACCCGGCAAAGCGGAGAGGCTGTGCATATCCATGAACATGCCTTGCATATCGGTGACGTTGCCCATTTCCCAGTGGGAGACGTTGCCGAGAGTGCCGATGGACGAGGCGCCGTCGAACATATATTCGGTGCACTCATCCTTTCCGAGATCCCAACCGGAGAGATCGCCAAGGCCTTCGAGACTGCCATTGCCTTGGAACATGTATTGGGTATCAGTCACGTTGCTCATATCCCAGCGTGACAAATCGCCGACGGAACGCAGCTGCGAACGCCCGTCCAAGATTCGGAGCATGAAGCTCATGCTGGTGACAGCGGAGGTATCCCAATCGTCAAGACCGGTGATTGTGGTCAGGTCAGGATCATAAGCGAACATAGTCCCCATGCTGAGGGTCATTTTCGTCTTCCATTTGCTGGAAGCCTTGCTACCGGGAAGACCAGCACCCGCAGCGCTACGGCTTGTGCCCCAACCAGTCAGGTCGAGACTCTTCAACACGGGATTGCTTGCAAAGGAGCCCAAAAAATCGAAATGCTCGTGCCCTTCTTGAGCCGGCCCTTGCAAACCGCTGAAATCAACATCTCCTACATTATCGATCTGCTCAAGTCTCTGATATCCATTGAAGTAGAAATGGGTCGAAGGTACGACATGCGTATTGGGAGCATCATCAAAGACAATACGCACGATATTTTTCTTCAATGACTCGGCAACCGAATCGTAAGCGAACTTTTCGTTCGGTGAATTATGCTCACCGGCAAGCACACCCGGACCAATATGCATTACATATTGATTCGTACCGACTTCCTGTATGTACCAGTGCGCATCTGAACTGTCGCCATCAGGGCCCCAATCCGCCTGGAACTTGATCGAAGAATCCATGCCGCCTTGCGCTTGTGGCTGCCGCCCAGTTTGCGGGGTCGGGGTAGACGCCGGTTCCTGGGACTGGGCCGAAGGCTGGCCGGACTTGGCCTCGCTCTGACTTCCAGCAGACGACTCGGCGCTCGAGGATTGCGACTTTCCCGAGGCGCTCCCCTGCGCCGTGCCGGACGCCGATGCATCCTTTTGTCCATCATCCTTGGCCGTTTCGCCCGCGGCGGACGTAGACTCCTGAACAGAAGTAGTCGCCTCACTGTCTGGCTGGATCTGAGCCCCTATGATTTCGTTGGCGGAAGCTCCCGTAACGACTGTCCCCGCGAGCATCGCAGTGGCAACAATCAGACCAATGGTTGCTTTGTTGAAAGACCTCATCGCTTCTCATCCTCTCTGCGGTTGATACCACTCGTCGTGCCATCAACCGCCGGAACCTAGCACCGCTGCCCACAATGCAGCTTCTAAATCCCCAATTAGCTCACTATTAGTATAACAATGCATTACGACAAATATTTACGAGATGACTATTTATTAGAATATAAAAGTTGTCTGCACAAATGAAAAAATCATATTGACCGCTGAAAATATGCTGTTCCGACACTGCCGCACTGCAAAAGCCTTGAAAGCGCGAAGGCGCGATGCCATCCATCATCTTCGGCAAATTCATCGAAAACATAAAGCCGGTATGACAAAGCGAAGCACTTGACGAGAAACGCCATTCGATAACGTTTATTGTATTAAAATAATGCGAAAATCTCGAACTCCTGCAACTACAACGACAACAGGCAACAACAAAGTCCGCCGTTGGAGAACATGCCAGCGGCGGACTATTGCAGTATCAAACGTTCAAAGGCCTCAAACGTTCAACAGCGATGAAGGAATCTCCTTACCTGTTATCGACTATGCGAAGTAGCCATCGGCGCCGAGACGTGCATCCGGGTTCAAGAGCATCGCCTTTTCGGCCTCGTGGGAATCGTAGGTCTTCGTGTCTTCGTGGAAGCGACGGTTGTCGATCTCCTCGTAGAGCGGGGCCTCGCCCATCATGCCCATCAGACGGCGGCGTTCGCCGCGGGCCAGACGTTCGTTGGCACGCTTGCGCCATTCGTCGAGCGCATCCTGACCATACTCGTTGGCCACGGCCGCCTCAAAAGCGCCGGGGTGCACGAGGGCGACGAAGCCGGAGACGTGGCCGAAGCCGAGCGAGGTGACCAGGCCGGCCTTGATGGAACCGATGTTAAGCGGCTTGCGCAGCCAGACCATGTGGTCATCCTTGCGCATCTTCGGGTCAACGCAGTCGAGAGCCGCGTTGGCCGGAATGACACCGGACTTGAAGAGCTGTGTCAGCCCATCGATCTGGAAGATCGCGGCACCGCCCATCGCATGACCGGTAAGCGACTTCTGAGAGATGACGAACAGCGGGTTGCCGTCGTTGCGGCCGATGGCGTGCTGGATGGAGTTGTGCAGCTCGGATTCGTTGGAATCGTTGGCGTTGGTGGACGTATCGTGCTTGGATACCACGGCGATGTCGTCGGGGGTGACGCCGAGAGGTGCCAATTGGCGGACCAGCTGGGAGTCCTTGCCACCTTGAGCTGCGGCCAAGGCACCGAGGCCCGGAGCCGGAATCGAGGTGTGCGCGCCGTCGGCGAAGCTGTGGACGTAACCGACCACGGCCGCGACCGGCAGACCCATCTTCAAAGCGATGTCGCCACGGGTGACGAGCATCGTGCCGCCGCCCTCGCTCTCCACGAAGCCGTCACGGCGACGGTCGTTGGAGCGGGAGAAGAAGCGGTCGGAGATGCCCTTGCCGTACATCACGTTGGCGTCGGCGGTGGCACCCATGTTGCCGAAGCCAATCACCGAATCCACACCGATGTCATCGATCGCGCCGGTGACCACGAAGTCAGCCTTCCCGAGGGCGATCTTGTCAACACCCTCCTCCAGCGAGACCGCGGCAGTGGCGCAGGCCGAAACCGGCTGAACCATGTTGCCATAGCCGCCGATATAGGACTGCATGACGTGCGCGGCGACGACGTTCGGCAGGGCTTCCTGCAGGATGTCGGTCGGAATCTCGTGGCCGAGGAACCGGTCGAGATAGAGCTTGCGCATACTGGCCATGCCTCCGAAACCGGTGCCCTGCGTGGAAGCGACCATCGACGGATGAATCGTCTGCAGCACCTCGGCGGGCGTGAAACCGGCAGAGAGGTAAGCGTCGACCGTGGTGACGATGTTCCAGAGCGCGATCTCGTCGACTTCGCCGACCATGGAAGCCGGAATGCCCCACTTGACCGGGTCGAAGCCCTTCGGGAACTGGCCACCGACGGTGCGGGTCATCGCGAAGCGCTTGGGCACGCGAATCATCGAACCGGGCTCGCGGGTGACGCTCCACTCGCCGGATTCCTCATCTTGGGCAATCGAGGTGTGCTCGGCGTCCATGATGACATATTGCTGGGCGATTTCCTCGTTCGGAACGCTGAAGGTGACCTCGTGGTCGAGGTAGATCTCAACCTCGCCGCTGGCGGTGCCTTCCTGATAGTCGCCGCTGCCCATGCCGTTGTCGAAGGGGCGTAGGCCGGAACGTGCCACGACTTCGTCGTGATAGCGCTCGGCGATGTCCGCTTCGGGCACGAGGTTGCCGTCGGTGTCGTACCAGCCGGCGTTCGGACTGTCCTGCCAGGTG from Bifidobacterium sp. ESL0728 encodes:
- a CDS encoding BspA family leucine-rich repeat surface protein, whose amino-acid sequence is MRSFNKATIGLIVATAMLAGTVVTGASANEIIGAQIQPDSEATTSVQESTSAAGETAKDDGQKDASASGTAQGSASGKSQSSSAESSAGSQSEAKSGQPSAQSQEPASTPTPQTGRQPQAQGGMDSSIKFQADWGPDGDSSDAHWYIQEVGTNQYVMHIGPGVLAGEHNSPNEKFAYDSVAESLKKNIVRIVFDDAPNTHVVPSTHFYFNGYQRLEQIDNVGDVDFSGLQGPAQEGHEHFDFLGSFASNPVLKSLDLTGWGTSRSAAGAGLPGSKASSKWKTKMTLSMGTMFAYDPDLTTITGLDDWDTSAVTSMSFMLRILDGRSQLRSVGDLSRWDMSNVTDTQYMFQGNGSLEGLGDLSGWDLGKDECTEYMFDGASSIGTLGNVSHWEMGNVTDMQGMFMDMHSLSALPGIGSWDVSKNMWFNSMFQNDSVLTKLDLTDWNTDSATEMSYMFYNSFALTQIKGIENFKTGKVAHMSGMFGGGFSRVGSVTTLDVSGWDTSNVVDMSNMFRSQQNLTEIKGLQDWNVSKLVDMSDMFWGDYNLTTIDLSGWGTGAVTVGPDAFPYGLKSLKLGPQTKIKDTFFYSEPSGSGAVESDGYTGRWAQADEGGDWASDATQGDNESLSALTQTSDFKGGTFVWQEFAEVSFRKNAPKGVKVTGKPVTIRKVGADASNLRIKVPRLMFHAKNYKFFGWNSGKNGGQVLYRKGDTITNFKRGEKIRLWAQWQSKSVPMTPVTVKYTVHYEADAPEGLTAGGATPDDVFTVVPAEGLDLMRYPRTVAANGFSVDGYKFVGWSTESAESGEPRSRFLPGHEILVAPGTTTLYAVWETAPVDTGTTLGPVKPAGPTKPTTPATPAEPTIPAGPATPPASSVTPIPPVTPHLPAPPAPVAPPTKPTNPPATPANQPKPVTPVNPSKPKPATPANRPKPTTPANPNKPKPATPANRPKPTTPPTTPANQPKPTPATPASPAAPTSSPTSTAPSEPAGPVAPVSPSTSGVIQRAQAGNAVVPQAAVTPVAALPAPAPALAAAPAPAFAPAPGAAGNAPAPVTGNDGVAPVPQQQRPRPTCIPEDVYGRMKSGKGTHPVYWIEPDGTAYVQKAWSLSDYNGLPRCSIEATAPASGVRVGFNFLWLLIFLIPLFLLFLAYRNGGYIVARHRDLDSAEISK